From the Pirellulales bacterium genome, one window contains:
- a CDS encoding shikimate kinase — translation MKLVLIGYRGTGKSTVARHLALELGCDWVDADVEIELKAGKSIAALFTDDGEGRFRDLEEEVLAELVSRENLVIAAGGGAVLREANRRQLARCDRVVWLQASPATILKRTALDATTAGRRPKLTTAGGEEEVVRLLTERGPLYKQCADMQIDTDEKSPGEIAQVIIEQIHL, via the coding sequence ATGAAACTCGTTCTCATCGGCTATCGAGGCACTGGCAAGAGCACGGTTGCCCGGCATCTCGCCTTGGAACTGGGCTGCGATTGGGTCGACGCCGATGTAGAAATTGAATTGAAGGCGGGCAAGTCGATCGCCGCCCTCTTCACCGATGACGGTGAGGGCCGTTTTCGCGACCTGGAAGAGGAAGTGCTGGCGGAACTGGTGTCGAGAGAGAACCTGGTCATTGCGGCCGGCGGCGGCGCCGTGTTGCGTGAGGCGAACCGGCGGCAGCTTGCCCGCTGCGACCGTGTCGTCTGGTTGCAAGCGTCGCCGGCGACGATTCTCAAGCGGACCGCGCTCGATGCCACGACGGCCGGCCGGCGACCGAAACTCACCACGGCCGGCGGCGAGGAGGAAGTCGTGCGCCTGTTGACCGAGCGCGGACCGCTTTACAAGCAGTGTGCCGACATGCAAATTGACACCGACGAAAAATCACCGGGCGAAATCGCCCAAGTAATCATCGAGCAGATTCATCTCTAA